One Mesoplodon densirostris isolate mMesDen1 chromosome X, mMesDen1 primary haplotype, whole genome shotgun sequence genomic region harbors:
- the LOC132481604 gene encoding heterogeneous nuclear ribonucleoprotein D-like, which yields MFVGGISRDTSKQALLEYLIGEIIDFTIKTHPDGVARGFGFVIFKDSATVEKVLQVKEHKLDGKTVNLKRAKAIESKSLPRKVFVRGLNPRMSEENIRKYFGAFGVIENIVLPVYTGTNKRRAFCFITYTDEKPVRKVLDARYHLIDSRWSEIKIALPKEYLKSQCRRGRDVPFARLGNYWGGISSQANTYPSGANPNASGTDPNICGAVGGGGGSSLSTVFMPVPFSTCNEGFIFF from the coding sequence ATGTTCGTCGGGGGAATATCCCGCGATACCAGTAAGCAAGCTCTTCTTGAATACTTGATTGGCGAGATAATAGACTTTACTATTAAAACCCATCCAGACGGTGTTGCCAGGGGGTTTggatttgtgatttttaaagataGTGCCACCGTTGAAAAGGTGCTCCAAGTCAAAGAGCACAAACTGGATGGCAAAACAGTCAATCTTAAAAGGGCTAAAGCCATAGAATCGAAATCTCTGCCAAGAAAAGTTTTTGTCAGGGGGTTGAATCCTCGTATGTCTGAAGAAAACATCAGAAAGTATTTTGGGGCATTTGGTGTGATTGAGAATATTGTGCTTCCAGTGTATACAGGAACAAACAAAAGACGAGCTTTCTGTTTTATCACATATACTGATGAAAAACCAGTGAGAAAGGTGTTAGATGCCAGGTACCATCTGATTGACTCTCGGTGGAGTGAAATAAAAATTGCACTcccgaaagaatatttgaagTCACAatgcagaagaggaagagatgttCCATTTGCCAGGCTAGGCAACTACTGGGGAGGAATAAGCTCCCAGGCAAACACATATCCTTCCGGAGCAAACCCAAATGCTTCTGGCACAGACCCAAATATTTGTGGGGCAGTTGGAGGCGGCGGTGGCAGTAGCCTTTCTACTGTTTTTATGCCTGTTCCCTTCTCAACCTGTAATgaagggtttatttttttctga